TCTCATAGTTGTTGGTGATTAGATTTATAGTTACAGTATTAGAAAGACATAGCAAAGCCAAGTCAGCCTACCCAGGATGCTTTTCTCTGGTGGCGGAGGCACGATAAATCCATTTGGTCCGTGCTTTTCAGAAAGCTTCTCGTAGAGGCCGAGGAAGTCGCTAAAGCGCCGCCtcactgtaaaggttttgttgCGGAACATGGCCAGTTGGGTCTGAAACACATTCATATTATTGGATTGGACGTACCTAAAAAGGCTTAAATTTGGTGAATAACTACTATGAAATTCTGGCGTAATCTATGTTGGCCTTTCAAGATCAGTGCATGAGCGTTTCTTCAACAATATGCTGACCAGTATTTCCTCTATTGGCACACTGTTACCACATATCGGATGAGTAACTGTGCTAACGTCCTCTGGATTAAATATGACCAACTTCAGGATAAATTAAACACTGTTTATCACCATGTTTTTACCTCTGTGGTTAACTTGTAGGCCATGTAGGCGTTCATACCATcgcctgaaaaaaaaagtggaacaaaaattcataaattgatatacagtaaatactaACAGAACATTACTTAAGGTAAGACGCATGTGGGTTTCCTTTATGGTGCTCTATAACTAGTTTCTCTTCTGGGTTCCTTTGTCGTTTTCACAGGTTTGAAATAATCACATAAAGGACTCAAGTACCTTAGAATAATCTTTGCTTGCTTGATGTTGACAGCGcagaaattaatttgttgccttaatgcaattaaattgaaatactaaaaaaacagatcaagacagattaaaaaataataaatctcaCCTATTTTTTCAGGGTCTTTGACAGAGACACCAATCTCAAATTTGTCTCcctgctcttcttcttcctcttcttccaactgaaacaaatattgaacaggaagtgaaactCTGCCAGTCGCAATGACCTGCTGTCCCCAAACTCTTTAAACAGTCAACATCATTTTCTTTAGAATTggaatttttttaactttagtttgttctggtaaaatgttaaactagtctacaaaatgcaaattaaacgACCAACTGACTCTTCTCAAAATTCTGATATTCGAGAAAACTTCCAATCCTTGAACAGTCATTACTTTGTTATAGTAACAGTGGGAATTTTTTGCTGGGATAAGATGTGTGTATACCTCGTCCAGGGCAGCAGACTGTGGCTTGGCCAGGCTGGCAGCTGCTGACTGGGAGGGGGCGGACGCAGACGGTTTGGCCATCACGTCTTTCCTTCTCTCGCCTCGCGGACTGTCGAGAGAAAGCTCCACTGTGGCTTCTTTTGAGAGGGGAAAAGAAACAAGATTGAGGTCATAACATGCTGAATGGAAAATGTGTAGAGAGATGTACATTACGTATTTTATGTTCTGACTGTTTGACACAATTAAATATGTGCAAATGTTTGTGCAATATGCACAGACATGGACTCTGAATACCTTGCCTTTTTTACTTTCAGCCTTCAGTTTAATATGTGATATAACATGTGGACCAGTCCTTGTAAACTGAAGCCACAAGTACCTAATTTATTGAACAGTTAAACGGGAACTCCCACTTCTATTTACAGATGTTGGCAGGTAGGTAGTACTGcatatgaaaaagaaattgataGATTGCCTTAAGTCACTTGAGTCAGAGTCTGAAAACTACAagtttaaaactgaaaaaatataaCAGTGTGTTGCAATGGTAGTAATGTAGGCTTTAGGTTTTGAAAAGGAAGAATtatgcataaaataaaaatagaccaTATCTCTGCTTCTGCTGCAAggtttttaatccttttttaaaaactgtccATTGTAACTCTGAAAAATGTTATGGGAGTTGCGATGCTAAATGGAGGGATTGTTCTTTTAAGAACACAATAAAACGGGGTGTCGTGTATTAAAGACATTGACTATTAAAACACATCCCTGGTTTAGGTCTGGCAATGAACTTCTGTTGCATGTCATCCTTCATCTGTCTCCCCATCATTTtctaaaagctttttttcccccactatCTAATAATGGcaaatctaaaaataaacagtGGAAATTAAAGAACACACCAGACGGCCATAATATGACCATCTGGTGTTTATAAATTGTAGTTGGTTCTTGTTATGTTTAACTTTCAATAAATAGCTTATTGAAACTAAACATTTTCATCCAAGAGTGCAGTTATCTGTTGCACACGTGACTTTGAGTGTACAGTAACTGTAACAGAAACACTTGAGAGTCTGCATGGACGGCTTTATGCTTGATGTGAACACTCTTTTTGTCACTAATGCTCCCCTTAGAACACTAAATCCTAAAATCTTGATAATGtaacataataaaaagaaatagtgAACCCACTAGCAAAGATATCTGCCTCCTCCTCAGATTGCACTCCATTAGTCTTGGAGTTGACAGTGCTGGTGCTTGTGAAGCTGGGCAGTGTGGTGACGGCTTCCTCTGTGAAGATATCAGCAGGTTCTGCAGGACTATTGTCTTGCAGAGGCCCACCTTCATTGCTTACATGGCTAGCAGCTTTGGTTTTGACAGGTTTGTCTTTCTGGTCTTTGCTGATGGTTTTCTTTGAGGAGGCACCCAGCGGCTCACCGAACAGATCCTCATCAGGTTCACCGAAAAGGCTTTTCTGTTGCTGCATGGCAGATTTAGTCTGCCGTGGTTCTGTGAACAAGTCGGTTCCCTCATCTTCAAACAGATCAACTGTTGCCCGGCTGGGTATATTGGCATCAACAGGTGGAACATCACTGAGGAGGTCAACCAAAGGATCAAAATATTTGTCACAGGCAGGTGGTGGCTGCTGTGTGTCACTGGCTGGCAAATCAACACTAAGGTCGATGATTGGATCAGTGGCAGTTTCTTTTGCTTCCTGTTCatcatcacttcctgttttctcATCACCAGGTGCCTCTGTAACAGCACTGGTCACTTCACTGTTATCCATTGCTGCTTCAACGGTAACATCTGATACTACATTTTCCTcttgcagtgcttcattttcACTTCCAAATATGTCCTCAAACTCATCTGAGGGTTCATCTAAAGGGATTTCAGTTGTGTCTTTTGCGTCATCTGCAACAGCCCTTTCAGCTGCGACTGCCTCGTCCGGAGAATCGGTTACGTTGTTTGTCAGATCGACAAAGTCATCCGAGGGTTCGCCGACAACTTCGTTCACTGGTTTGTTTGCCGTTTGGCTGCTGACGGGCTTGATTAAGGGATCATCCATGAGGTTAGTGGCAGGCTTCCTTAAAACATCACTGGGTTGACTGGGTGGTGGCAGTGTGGTGTCCATTTCGGTCAGTGGAGGGTTGCTCTGGAGAtgagaggaaaagggaaaaaagattTAATGTTTTAGAGTATTTAACTAGAGAGGCAACGGGGggccctggtagctcacctgatTATGCGTGCGCCTTATGTAATAAGCGGTCGCAGGTTAGATtatttttgcacacccctaccatttatttattttacttagtTATGTTGTTAATAATTTGCATAGTTAATATTGTTCTTTGGTGTTCAGTTATAAAAAACAATTGGCGGTTTGTATCgaatcgtgggtcaaaaatcaTGATATGAACCGAATCATGGGTTTGGTATTTTGCTACAGCCCTAACagatctagctagctgtctggatttaccctgcagaggtctgaggagcagttaaccaaagtcctcataaatccaccggagtttagaatgccaacacaaagaaagcagaaggtaacggacatccggcttaaaaagagtgacatcttGCGGAATTTCCAGCGGTACCTGAACAATCCCTAAAGTGGAACGTCGTTGATATAGATTGAACTGTCCCGCAATAAATCTTACATTCCTAAAGGTTGTAAAATTCACTTTTTGTTGAAACTTTTATAGAGGTGTTGATTAAACTTTGTGATCATTCAGGAGACTGTAGTTTGTGAGGCTGTTGAATTCACTTCAGCTACAGTGTCAACTGAATGTAACATCCACAACTTGCTGAGTAATGCCTTTTGTGCAGCAGTGAGTCCAgcgtaaaaaacaaacaacaaaaaaacatttcagggACAGCAACTTTACAATCCCCCCCCCTGTGAATTTTGACTGTGGGAAAACACACAGGTTCTGACCATAGGACCACAGCTCACTCACATGACAGAAGGCTTCTTTTGAGTCTtcattaaaaattttaaatcacTTAATATGAATAACAGAACCAAAGATGTCAACTttcacaaacaaaccacacagAGCTAATTTGTTTGCAGACTGCTAACAGACTTGTTCTTTGCTTTACCTAGGTTACTAAATGCAGTGTATGCAAGAGGATACCTTCAGATTTTAGTGCAAGCTAATCTAATTTGATGTGGAAGAAATCTTGCCCAGAAAACAGCCTAATAtcattaaaaggtcccatgacatggtgttctttggatgcttttataaaggcattagtggtccccctaataccatatctgaagtttctttcccaaaattcagctttggtgcagaattaaagccactagagccagtcccacaatgagctttccttagtgaGTGCCATGTCTGAGTCAGTAGCTTTcccaaattctctgggctggcaaagcagaaaaaaggaaGGTAACCTTGCGCCTTATGACcccataaggggcaagattccagatcggcccatctgagctttcattttctcaaaaggcagagcaggatgtcca
This genomic stretch from Etheostoma spectabile isolate EspeVRDwgs_2016 chromosome 8, UIUC_Espe_1.0, whole genome shotgun sequence harbors:
- the snx1a gene encoding sorting nexin-1a, which codes for MATSSERSPPPFPDSEDQDVLDSEEVGGRDSDEDDGEDLFMSASNPPLTEMDTTLPPPSQPSDVLRKPATNLMDDPLIKPVSSQTANKPVNEVVGEPSDDFVDLTNNVTDSPDEAVAAERAVADDAKDTTEIPLDEPSDEFEDIFGSENEALQEENVVSDVTVEAAMDNSEVTSAVTEAPGDEKTGSDDEQEAKETATDPIIDLSVDLPASDTQQPPPACDKYFDPLVDLLSDVPPVDANIPSRATVDLFEDEGTDLFTEPRQTKSAMQQQKSLFGEPDEDLFGEPLGASSKKTISKDQKDKPVKTKAASHVSNEGGPLQDNSPAEPADIFTEEAVTTLPSFTSTSTVNSKTNGVQSEEEADIFAKATVELSLDSPRGERRKDVMAKPSASAPSQSAAASLAKPQSAALDELEEEEEEEQGDKFEIGVSVKDPEKIGDGMNAYMAYKLTTETQLAMFRNKTFTVRRRFSDFLGLYEKLSEKHGPNGFIVPPPPEKSILGMTKVKVGKEDSSSADFVERRRAALERYLQRVVNHPSLLQDPDVREFLEREELPRAVSTQALSGAGFLKMINKATDAVSKMTIKMNESDVWFEEKLQEVESADQHFRKLHVLVESLVIHRKELSLNTASFAKSTAMLGSAEDNTALSRALSQLAEVEDKMEQLHQEQAANDTFNFAELIADYIRLLGAVRATFDHRMKAWQRWQDAQAALQKKRETEAKLLWANKPDKLQLAKEEIAEWEAKVTQYERDFERVSATVRKEVVRFEKAKARNFKREIINYLACLLQSQQQLIKYWEAFLPEAKAIA